Proteins found in one Verrucomicrobiota bacterium genomic segment:
- a CDS encoding helix-turn-helix transcriptional regulator, with the protein MKLEKELVAASSVALVLSILSEGESYGYAIIQRVKDLSGGQIAWTDGMLYPVLHWLEDQRLVSSRWTKSESGRKRKYYSLQPEGRKLLRQQKKQWTLVSSTLNQLWRPNHA; encoded by the coding sequence ATGAAACTTGAAAAGGAATTGGTGGCCGCTTCCTCGGTGGCGCTGGTGCTCTCGATTCTTTCCGAAGGCGAGAGTTACGGCTATGCAATCATTCAGCGCGTCAAGGATCTGTCTGGCGGACAAATCGCGTGGACCGACGGCATGCTGTATCCCGTTTTGCACTGGCTCGAAGACCAGCGTCTGGTGAGCAGTCGCTGGACAAAATCCGAGTCCGGTCGCAAACGAAAGTATTACTCGCTGCAACCGGAGGGGCGAAAGTTGCTCCGCCAGCAGAAGAAGCAATGGACGTTGGTTTCTTCAACCTTGAATCAACTCTGGAGG